In the genome of Candidatus Equadaptatus faecalis, one region contains:
- a CDS encoding MFS transporter — protein sequence MDNIQQFSGKKTADEKKQLASYALLHFINDLHATTLPNVLPIIKQALSLSLAQLGILNAAFGVMHFLGQPVSGYLADRQTRPWFAVWGPLLSIISIFMLPSAPHFAVAVLLCTTLGLGTALFHPQGNGMTGKIAMGRDMAFYLSLFTASGSFASAFGPIFFVFWYSMLGKKLLPLMTFPYAVILLIMWRILSPYKIDTSRAASANTAQFFREIKSVIGKIFDVFAIVTLRDIVFQGTKVFLPMLVIMRGGSHKSAAAVTFSVVISVAFANIIGGRLASVFSEKKLLLTTLALAPFAGIAGIYLKNFYGVAMLMLFFGLLEASAPATISMAQRRCPESMSTAASIASGTSWGVANLAAYPVGALADKIGLESTMYAVALIPWLITLWYAAGKFIRKGNP from the coding sequence ATGGACAACATACAGCAATTCTCCGGCAAAAAGACAGCTGACGAAAAGAAACAGCTCGCGTCTTACGCGCTGCTTCATTTTATCAACGATTTGCACGCTACAACGCTGCCTAACGTGCTCCCGATAATTAAGCAGGCGCTTTCTCTTTCGCTTGCCCAGCTCGGTATCCTGAACGCGGCGTTCGGCGTCATGCATTTTCTGGGACAGCCCGTATCAGGCTATCTCGCAGACAGACAGACCCGCCCATGGTTTGCCGTATGGGGGCCTCTGCTGAGCATAATCAGTATTTTCATGCTCCCGTCAGCACCGCATTTTGCTGTTGCCGTTTTGCTCTGCACAACGCTCGGGCTTGGTACCGCCCTGTTTCACCCGCAAGGCAACGGCATGACGGGAAAAATAGCAATGGGCAGGGATATGGCATTTTACCTGTCCCTTTTCACTGCAAGCGGCAGTTTCGCAAGCGCTTTCGGACCAATTTTTTTCGTCTTCTGGTACTCAATGCTCGGCAAAAAGCTTCTGCCTCTGATGACGTTTCCTTATGCTGTTATTCTGCTTATAATGTGGCGAATTCTTTCTCCGTACAAAATAGACACTTCAAGGGCTGCCTCTGCAAATACAGCCCAGTTCTTTAGGGAAATAAAAAGCGTGATTGGGAAAATTTTCGACGTTTTCGCTATTGTAACTCTCAGAGACATAGTATTTCAGGGAACAAAAGTTTTTCTTCCGATGCTTGTAATTATGCGCGGGGGCTCGCATAAATCAGCCGCAGCCGTTACCTTTTCCGTTGTCATTTCAGTTGCCTTTGCAAACATAATCGGCGGCAGGCTTGCGTCCGTTTTCAGCGAAAAGAAGCTGCTGCTCACCACTCTGGCGCTTGCCCCGTTCGCAGGAATCGCCGGCATATACCTGAAAAATTTTTACGGCGTCGCCATGCTTATGCTTTTTTTCGGACTGCTTGAAGCAAGCGCTCCCGCCACGATTTCCATGGCACAGAGGCGCTGTCCTGAATCCATGAGCACGGCGGCTTCAATAGCCTCCGGAACCTCGTGGGGAGTCGCGAATCTGGCAGCATATCCGGTTGGAGCTCTCGCAGACAAAATCGGTCTTGAAAGCACAATGTACGCAGTCGCTCTTATACCGTGGCTTATTACGCTCTGGTACGCTGCCGGAAAATTTATCCGCAAGGGCAATCCCTGA
- a CDS encoding RsmD family RNA methyltransferase, whose product MKDFRPTSGKVLQALFNILGDIDGLRFLDLFSGSGQIALCAAEKGAEVCLVESDRKNFGGILKKVPKEIRCVNMDVRRALPKLLHEGLKFDIIFADPPYMLGWGKELPALLEADKGLLSDNGTVIFERSEREPADFCEAWETEDRAYGGTILTFAKRRQNNA is encoded by the coding sequence ATGAAAGACTTCAGACCCACGTCAGGCAAAGTATTGCAGGCGCTTTTCAACATTTTGGGAGACATTGACGGTCTGCGTTTTCTTGATTTGTTTTCAGGCAGCGGACAGATTGCGCTGTGCGCAGCCGAAAAAGGCGCGGAGGTCTGTCTTGTGGAAAGCGACAGGAAAAATTTCGGCGGCATATTAAAGAAAGTTCCCAAGGAAATCCGCTGCGTCAATATGGACGTGCGGCGTGCTCTGCCCAAGCTTCTGCATGAAGGGCTGAAGTTTGATATAATCTTTGCGGATCCGCCGTATATGCTGGGCTGGGGCAAAGAACTCCCCGCGCTCCTTGAAGCAGATAAAGGGCTCCTCTCTGACAACGGAACAGTCATATTTGAGCGTTCGGAACGCGAGCCGGCAGATTTTTGCGAAGCATGGGAAACGGAAGACAGAGCCTACGGAGGCACAATTCTTACTTTTGCGAAGCGGAGGCAGAATAATGCTTAA
- the coaD gene encoding pantetheine-phosphate adenylyltransferase: MLKAVYPGSFDPLTNGHVYIAKRAADIFGKCVIAVLDNSEKKSMFSKAERVDMIRSVFKNDKNISVAAYNGLLVDFMKKEKSRVIVRGLRALSDFEYEFQIAQLNRQLAPEVETFFIATEPRFSFLASHAVKDVFKWGGNISDMVPQEILERMVKLQNKD; this comes from the coding sequence ATGCTTAAAGCTGTATATCCCGGGTCATTTGATCCTCTTACAAACGGGCACGTCTATATCGCGAAACGCGCGGCTGATATATTCGGCAAATGTGTTATTGCGGTACTCGACAATTCTGAAAAAAAATCCATGTTTTCCAAAGCTGAACGCGTTGATATGATCCGCAGCGTTTTCAAAAACGACAAAAATATTTCGGTAGCCGCTTATAACGGTCTGCTCGTAGATTTTATGAAAAAGGAAAAAAGCCGCGTCATAGTGCGCGGACTGCGTGCTCTTTCCGATTTTGAATATGAATTTCAGATCGCGCAGCTCAACCGTCAGCTGGCACCCGAAGTTGAAACGTTCTTCATAGCCACGGAACCGCGTTTCTCTTTCCTTGCCAGTCACGCGGTAAAAGACGTTTTCAAATGGGGCGGCAACATCTCCGACATGGTTCCGCAGGAAATACTGGAACGCATGGTCAAACTCCAAAACAAAGATTGA
- the rsmA gene encoding ribosomal RNA small subunit methyltransferase A, with protein MQKTPNFVNNTDIGQNFLIDRSVIDYIIKKADIQPEDQILEIGPGEGILTEALLASPCRSVCAVELDTRLKPNLEAIALKNPKFSLLWGDAVQLDYANKLPWLPNRIIANLPYHITTPLLWTLIEKLVPKGLSSFILMVQLESAQRITSPERNKQRSPLGVTIEAMGSSKILRSVPPSCFRPQPRVMSCLIEITIDKSREFATDKKWKQFLVRSFAQRRKTLTNNWAAGYGLSKERSQQILEAHGLKPLARAEELPLEKWKELFEAEDFKLTK; from the coding sequence ATGCAGAAAACACCAAATTTTGTTAATAATACGGACATTGGGCAAAATTTTCTTATTGACCGCTCCGTCATAGATTACATCATAAAAAAAGCAGACATTCAGCCGGAAGACCAAATTCTTGAAATAGGTCCCGGTGAAGGCATTTTGACCGAAGCGCTGCTCGCCTCTCCGTGCAGGTCTGTCTGCGCGGTTGAACTTGATACAAGGCTGAAGCCAAATCTTGAAGCCATTGCCCTGAAAAATCCGAAATTCTCCCTTTTATGGGGCGATGCTGTACAGCTTGATTACGCGAACAAACTGCCGTGGCTGCCGAACAGAATAATCGCCAATCTACCGTACCATATAACTACTCCGCTGCTTTGGACGCTTATTGAAAAACTTGTGCCGAAAGGTCTTTCCTCTTTTATCCTTATGGTACAGCTTGAATCGGCACAGCGCATAACGTCTCCTGAACGAAACAAACAGCGTTCCCCTCTCGGCGTAACCATAGAAGCCATGGGAAGCTCAAAAATACTGCGCAGCGTTCCTCCGTCATGCTTCCGCCCACAGCCGAGAGTAATGTCGTGCCTGATAGAAATTACGATAGACAAAAGCAGGGAATTTGCGACGGACAAAAAATGGAAACAGTTTCTCGTGCGCTCTTTCGCCCAGCGCAGAAAAACGCTGACCAACAACTGGGCGGCAGGCTACGGTCTCTCAAAAGAACGCTCACAGCAGATACTTGAAGCACACGGATTAAAACCGCTTGCAAGGGCGGAGGAACTTCCGCTTGAAAAATGGAAAGAACTGTTTGAAGCTGAAGACTTCAAACTGACAAAATAA
- the trmB gene encoding tRNA (guanosine(46)-N7)-methyltransferase TrmB — translation MNWNLNKIIVEENQNLPPDWNSLSASGRVFIEIGFGNGENLEFLAKKYPDVLIVGVEVSQLCVMKGARRALSQGLDNIRIMHGDARFLLRAMFAPETVDRLFMNFPCPWPKTRHAERRVTVPSFARLLNYLLKPNGTFELATDVDWYAEDANETITKTGAFDTVSFEKNPQREYITKYERLWLSMNKDIWSIVLRKNGRVPHEEYSDSEWEMEGGVETNMRLEELAAKLKGAEGKGTDGEGYWTYRDVFLSVERVALGLVITADEGFEQHFYIKLVEKSGGGFTVKVDSVGHPYRTPAMRAALKFALDTARG, via the coding sequence ATGAACTGGAACTTAAACAAAATCATTGTCGAAGAAAATCAGAACCTGCCGCCGGACTGGAATTCGCTTTCCGCTTCCGGCAGGGTGTTCATTGAAATAGGCTTCGGAAACGGTGAAAATCTGGAATTTCTGGCAAAAAAATATCCCGACGTTTTAATTGTCGGCGTTGAAGTTTCCCAGCTATGCGTTATGAAAGGCGCGCGCAGGGCTTTGTCGCAGGGACTTGACAATATCCGCATTATGCACGGGGACGCGCGTTTCCTTCTCCGCGCAATGTTCGCGCCGGAAACTGTTGACAGACTTTTCATGAACTTCCCCTGCCCGTGGCCGAAAACGCGCCACGCAGAACGCAGGGTGACAGTTCCCTCCTTCGCACGGCTGCTCAACTATCTGCTGAAACCAAACGGAACGTTTGAACTTGCAACAGACGTTGACTGGTATGCAGAAGACGCGAACGAAACAATCACAAAGACCGGCGCGTTTGACACCGTATCTTTTGAAAAAAATCCGCAGCGCGAATATATCACGAAATATGAGCGTTTGTGGCTGTCGATGAACAAGGATATCTGGAGCATTGTTCTGAGGAAAAACGGCAGAGTACCTCACGAAGAATATTCTGACAGCGAATGGGAAATGGAAGGCGGGGTTGAAACAAATATGAGACTTGAAGAGCTTGCGGCAAAACTAAAAGGCGCGGAAGGAAAAGGCACTGACGGCGAAGGCTACTGGACGTATAGAGACGTATTCCTTTCCGTTGAACGAGTTGCGCTCGGACTGGTAATAACGGCTGACGAAGGCTTCGAGCAGCATTTTTACATCAAGCTTGTTGAAAAAAGCGGCGGCGGCTTTACCGTAAAAGTTGACTCCGTGGGACACCCATACAGAACGCCTGCCATGCGCGCCGCGCTGAAATTCGCGCTTGACACAGCACGCGGATAG
- a CDS encoding signal peptidase II, whose product MTGKRLLSAVLLIAAGSFAADFLTKRYALSHNISITANRGISFGFLAGKNAVPAFSFIALLFIFVFVLYFFKQQAKAESLASALMFGGALGNLYDRLVFGNVIDWFSAPLVSEISGRAIFMNAADVFIIAGFAILTLSFLRKTAGHSKKQK is encoded by the coding sequence ATGACCGGTAAAAGACTTTTGTCTGCGGTTCTGCTGATTGCGGCGGGAAGCTTTGCCGCGGATTTTTTGACAAAACGTTACGCCCTGTCGCATAATATCAGCATAACGGCAAACAGAGGCATTTCTTTCGGATTTCTTGCGGGAAAAAATGCAGTACCGGCGTTCTCCTTTATTGCCCTGCTTTTCATCTTTGTGTTTGTTCTGTATTTTTTCAAACAGCAGGCAAAAGCAGAAAGCCTTGCCTCTGCGCTCATGTTTGGCGGAGCACTCGGCAATCTGTACGACAGGCTGGTATTCGGAAACGTTATTGACTGGTTTTCGGCGCCTCTTGTTTCAGAAATATCAGGACGCGCAATATTTATGAACGCGGCAGATGTCTTTATCATTGCAGGATTTGCAATCTTAACGCTTTCTTTTTTGAGAAAAACAGCCGGACACTCCAAAAAGCAGAAATAA
- a CDS encoding acyltransferase family protein, whose product MERKRLNYIDCGRLLCILFVCMAHSGSKILNPTGMAILLMPFFFFIFGFLCKPEKYSVCEFAASRFKQIVIPFFLIQPLCFALDLLRVKIFALDTSSSALAASYFLFPLYGSGVFPPFAFFKSFSLPQFGDTLSTVAVSVLNAPTWFLPVMFTASLLFYPLAKFLEKNFSMLKLSATVLCLFCLAGIEAQTLYAFQLPWGLGRAFLAAGIMLIGCYVRKKALLKTPDRKHSCIIYCTAAVSVLSAFLTGTTGEMSISDYMHEAGYCSLFILGLGGSTAACALLLFLKDMEEKYGETKLFSTLALAGRKTLWIYLLHMPFFFIFDVIFLKCGIQPNPCYYNHILYPYSAATLLPHIIQILITMLLCVLVGCAWEKFKNRHRNIRTGITNNYTGEITDEH is encoded by the coding sequence ATGGAACGGAAACGATTGAACTACATAGACTGCGGGCGGCTGCTGTGCATACTGTTTGTCTGCATGGCACATTCAGGCAGCAAAATACTGAATCCCACAGGTATGGCAATTCTGCTTATGCCGTTTTTCTTTTTCATTTTCGGGTTTCTCTGCAAGCCTGAAAAATACAGCGTCTGCGAATTTGCAGCGTCGCGTTTCAAACAGATTGTCATTCCGTTTTTTCTTATCCAACCGCTTTGTTTCGCGCTTGACCTGCTTCGCGTAAAAATTTTCGCGCTTGACACTTCCTCATCTGCGCTTGCAGCTTCCTATTTTCTTTTTCCGCTTTACGGAAGCGGAGTTTTTCCACCGTTTGCCTTTTTCAAATCGTTCTCCCTGCCGCAATTCGGCGACACTCTTTCAACTGTCGCAGTTTCAGTTCTGAACGCTCCGACATGGTTTCTTCCCGTAATGTTCACGGCGTCACTGCTTTTTTACCCGCTTGCAAAATTTCTTGAGAAAAATTTTTCCATGCTCAAACTGTCGGCAACAGTTCTCTGCCTCTTCTGCCTTGCCGGAATTGAGGCACAGACACTGTATGCTTTTCAGCTTCCGTGGGGGCTTGGACGCGCTTTTTTGGCAGCCGGAATAATGCTTATCGGCTGTTATGTCCGCAAGAAAGCCCTTCTGAAAACTCCGGACAGAAAGCACTCTTGCATAATTTACTGCACAGCTGCCGTTTCCGTACTCTCGGCGTTTCTGACAGGCACCACCGGAGAAATGTCCATTAGCGACTATATGCATGAAGCCGGATATTGCAGCCTTTTCATCCTCGGCTTGGGAGGCTCTACCGCTGCCTGCGCTTTGCTGCTGTTTTTGAAAGATATGGAAGAAAAATACGGCGAGACAAAGCTTTTCAGCACCCTTGCTTTGGCAGGCAGAAAAACACTGTGGATATACCTGCTGCACATGCCGTTCTTTTTCATTTTTGACGTTATATTCCTCAAATGCGGAATACAGCCAAACCCCTGCTATTACAACCATATCCTCTATCCGTACAGCGCGGCAACGCTTCTGCCGCACATAATACAAATACTGATTACTATGCTTCTGTGCGTGCTCGTTGGCTGCGCATGGGAAAAATTCAAAAACAGGCATAGAAATATACGAACCGGCATAACCAATAACTATACAGGAGAGATAACAGATGAACACTAA
- a CDS encoding acyltransferase → MNTNVNTRHLNYIDYGKCFCLLYTFLIHTGFSSFNNAIAFCMPFFFFIAGMNYNPDKRSLREFAAARFKQLIIPYWLLIIFYRIIDTLRFKIFDTGYPLYWKATFANLLYGSFVLPRFPFLSKFMKGVTACPADPSNTYIMPSICPLWFLPAMFSASIIFALLAPKFKKEFSAPKFILTVFALLCLASLEVHFLCLNQLPWGLGRGFYGAAIMLSGFCLRRHAPSDILDLKKRPALFLLFTGTYLFTIAAHSSGSAIIISNYGDYGAASLFVSGIGGACGAVALLMLMKQFDELRGGREIKILGEIGRKMIWIYGLQFLFFFLIELVYFKFGGKLQPDGFYMDLIPNSGIYILVNLVQIALAFFGGLYAAKLWYKTKERFR, encoded by the coding sequence ATGAACACTAACGTTAACACACGGCATTTGAATTACATCGACTACGGAAAATGCTTCTGTCTTCTGTACACTTTTTTAATACACACAGGATTTTCTTCGTTTAACAATGCCATAGCCTTCTGTATGCCGTTTTTCTTCTTCATAGCAGGCATGAACTACAATCCTGACAAAAGAAGTCTGCGAGAATTTGCGGCTGCCCGTTTTAAGCAGCTGATTATCCCCTACTGGCTGCTGATAATCTTCTACAGAATAATTGACACGTTGCGTTTCAAAATATTTGACACAGGCTATCCGCTGTACTGGAAAGCCACTTTTGCCAATCTGCTTTACGGCTCCTTTGTCCTGCCGCGCTTTCCGTTTCTCTCAAAATTTATGAAAGGTGTAACAGCCTGCCCCGCAGACCCTTCCAACACCTACATAATGCCATCAATCTGCCCTCTCTGGTTTCTGCCGGCAATGTTTTCCGCAAGCATAATTTTTGCACTGCTTGCGCCGAAATTCAAAAAAGAATTTTCCGCGCCTAAATTCATACTGACAGTATTTGCGCTGCTCTGTCTCGCCTCGCTTGAAGTTCATTTTCTGTGTCTCAATCAGCTGCCGTGGGGCTTAGGGCGCGGCTTTTACGGAGCCGCGATAATGCTTTCAGGCTTCTGCCTTCGCCGCCATGCCCCGTCTGACATACTTGACCTGAAAAAACGCCCTGCGCTTTTTCTGCTGTTTACAGGAACATATCTCTTTACAATAGCGGCACATTCGTCCGGCTCGGCAATTATAATCAGCAATTACGGCGATTACGGCGCCGCAAGCCTCTTTGTCAGCGGCATCGGCGGCGCCTGCGGCGCGGTCGCGCTGCTTATGCTGATGAAACAGTTTGACGAACTGCGCGGCGGCAGAGAAATAAAAATTTTGGGCGAAATTGGCAGAAAAATGATTTGGATATATGGGCTGCAGTTTCTTTTCTTCTTCCTTATCGAGTTGGTCTATTTCAAGTTTGGCGGTAAATTACAGCCAGATGGATTCTACATGGATCTAATTCCGAACAGCGGCATATACATTCTTGTCAACCTTGTGCAAATCGCACTTGCATTTTTCGGCGGACTGTACGCAGCCAAATTGTGGTACAAAACAAAAGAACGGTTCAGGTAA